The window CAGCCTCAAGGATTATGTACTTGAAGCCCTTCTTGATTGCAAAATTAATTTCATTGATGAGTCTGATTTGGCTGTTTCTCGGATTGTACTTAGGCAGCGACCAGTAAACCATCCAGTCAAGATTCGAATCATTGTTCTCCATAGCTTTCCCTCATCAATTTTATTAACAAATTAATAATAATACTATATCAAATATTTTATTTAAAACTTTATTTTTGAATTTGGGGAAATATTAATATCAATAAACAATATACATAATAATATGTCTAAAATCAACGAATTACAAGAAATTATCGACATTTCAGACAATATCGTGTTTTTTGGAGGGGCAGGAGTTTCAACAGAAAGCGGAATACCTGACTTCAGGTCTGAAAGCGGCATTTTTAAAAGCCTGGAAAAATACGGAGACACACCGGAAAACCTGGTTTCACACAGTTATTACTTAGACCATACCGAAGAGTTCTTCGAATACTACAAGGATACCCTAGTCTTCAGGGATGCCGAGCCAAATTCCGCTCACTTTAAACTGGCGGAACTTGAAAAGGCAGGAAAGCTGAAGGCTGTGATAACCCAAAACATTGACGGACTTCATCAAAAGGCGGGAAGCAAGGAGGTATTGGAGCTTCACGGAAGCGTTCACAGAAATTACTGTCAAATCTGCAATAAGAAATACTCATTGGATTATATCATGGAAAGTGAGGGAATTCCCAGATGTGAGTGTGGTGGAATCGTCAAGCCTGATGTGGTTTTATACGAAGAGCCATTGAACAATGCCGTCTTAAGCTTTGCAATCGACTACATTCAGAATGCCGATACCCTGATAATCGGAGGAACCTCACTTGTGGTCTATCCCGCTGCAGGGCTGATTAATTACTTCAATGGGAATAAATTAGTATTGATTAATAAAAGCGAGACACCATATGACGATTTGGCAAGTCTAGTCATTAACGATGCCATCGGAGAGACTTTGTCCCAAATCGAAGTCAAGTGATTCTGGAATCAATTCAATGCCCTCCAGTTGGTTGTCACATCTGTAGACCAATATTTCAACGCCGGATTCATATGCCTCGTTTAAAGTTTGGCTGAATACCGGATCATTTTCCCAATTCGGCCTGAATAACTTGCCGAGCGGATGTTGAATTAAAAAGAACACACAACATCTATTGCCTTGTTTTTTAAGCTTCATCAGTTCCTTTAGATGTTTTGCTCCACGTTCTGTCGGAGCATCCGGAAATCTTGCTTCACCATCAACAATCAAGGTTACACCTTTCACCTCAACGTAACATTCCTCATTTTCATTAGCCAAGTATATATCTATTCTTGAGTTGTCGACGGTTTTCTCCCTTTGATGGAAATCATAACATGAAAGTTCCTTTATTTTGCCATTTATGATTGCTTCATATGCAATGCTATTGGCTTGCTGGGAGTAAAGTGATACCAAAACCCCCTTGTTTTCTACAAAATGAAGTGAAAATTTGGTCTTTCGATTGGGATTATCCGATGGCTTGAGCCAAACAACTGCATTGTCAACCAAAAGCTCCTTGCAGCGCCCCGTATTTGGCACATGAGCAATTTCAAGTTTGCCTTCAACCTCTACTTCAGCAATGAACCTATTCGGACGGTTCTTAAAGATTCCCTTAACATAATCCATCTTTCATCACACTACCAATGTAGGACACCAAATCGGTTGCTGAAAAACCGTTTCCCTTAGTCTTGTAAGCCTCATCGCCTGCAAGTCCATTGATAAATACTCCAAGACATGCGGAATCAAAAGTGCTTAATCCTTGTGAAAGTAGACTGACTGTGATGCCTGCAAGTGCATCGCCTGTTCCCCCAACAGTCATGCCAGGATTTCCTGATTTGTTTATTCTGAATTTGGTACCTGATAAAATTAAATCATATTGACCCTTAACAATGACGGTGCCCTTTATTTGACGGGTGATTTTCTGGAATTGGGTGATGTTTTCATCGACATGATTGAAGTCATATGAATCCAAATCCAACTTCAGCTCATCAGTGACATTGAAAAATGACTTGAACTCAAATATGTGCGGTGTTAAAATGATATCGTCACGGCTTTCAATTAATTTTAATTCGACTTGCTTTAATGCGTCCGCATCCAGAACTATAGGCTTTTTGATTTTTGCAACCAGAACATTGAATAGTTTTGAGGTTTCCTCATCAATACCTGCTCCCGGACCTATTAAAACTGCATCCACATTATCGGCAAGCTCCAAAATCTCTTGAGAATGATTTAAGGATAATTTGTCCCCGTCCAATGATTTGACAATCAGGTCAGGTGATGTTGATTTAATGGCTTCGGCAGATTTTTGGGGGCTTGCAACATACACCAGATCTGCACCTGCGCCAATCGCAGCCATTCCCGCAATGGCAGGAGCTCCTGAATAATCCTTAGAACCTCCAATGACCAATAGCCTTCCATTGTTTCCCTTATGGGATGACAAGTCACGATTCTTAAGCCTTAAAAAATCACCGTAATTGATAAAGTATTCCGCTTCAAATGGAATTCCAATATCTGCAGTCACCAATCCGCCAACGAGTTCCTCATCTGCTTCCCTTACTCCTGTCTTGATTTTATGAAAACTGATTGTGTAGTCGGGAACAACCGCCAAATCGCTTATCTCTCCGGTCAATGGATCCATTCCTGAAGGAACATCAACACTGATCTTCACGCCTTTGGATTCGTTGATGATTTCAATTGCTCTTCTGATGTTTGTCTGAAGATTTCCATTGATTCCGGTTCCCAAAAGTCCATCGACAATCACATATTCTGAATCATTGCTTTTTGCAACTTCACAATTGTCAATGTCCTCCAATGTCTTTAGGTTGTAAATGTTTAAGCGTGACAGTCTTGGTTTCATGTTCTGCAGTATTTCAAGATTGGTCTTTGAATAGGGAGACCTAATGTTGTCCTTTAACATGTAGATATCCACATCATAGCCTCTGTTAAGCAGATATCTTGCAGCGACAAAACCGTCACCGCCGTTTCCACCGGAACCTGTGAAAATCACCACTTTGACCGGTTTTGAGAAAGTGTAAACCGCAATTTTGCCAACTTCTTCCGCCAAGGATTTGCCTGCGGATTCCATTAGGCAAAGCCTGGATAAACCTAAATATTCACAATTATTGTCCGTAACCATCATGTCAATAGGATTCATAATATTCAACACTTTTAGTCTTTACAACAATATTTTGTATTGCATTCAATATTAAATTTTTTCAAAGGGAATATGCTGCAAAAACTAAATGATGATTTGATTAAAAAAACAATAAAAATATCAAAGCATATGCTTCAGATTTTAAAAAAAAACAAAAAAAAGGTTTTGAGTTTAGTTTACTCAAAACATTAAGAATATTCAATTATATAATCTATTTAACTGTAATTTTAACTGATTTGGAAGCTGATTTGTAGCATCCATTTCCAGCGAATTTTACAGTTGCGGAATGTTTGCCTTTTTTGGTTAATTTTGTTATTTTAAAGGTAGCTTTACCTTTGGAATTGGTAGTAGCTTTATATTTTTTACCTTTAACTTTTAAAGTAACTTTAACCTTTTTCAATGCTTTTCCAAGATTAGTTTTCAAAGTAACAGTATATTTTTTGGTTTTGACTTTTGCTTTGAAAGCCTTATTCTTAGCAGTTAATTTAGAAGCTGCTTTTTTAACTGTAATGGTCTTTTTCACTGTAGCCTGACCATATTCTGCAACAATGTAATATGTTCCTGCTTTTAAACCTTTTAGGTCCACGGTTGCAATACCATCACTTCCGATGTGACCTACATATTCCTTATTGTTGATGGTAAATACAACATTACCTTGGGTTACGGTTTTATTTCCGGATTTGACACTGACCTTATAGGTTAAAGTTGGAGTATAAACTGAAGTCAAATCATCAGCTTCAATTTTATCAGAAGCACCGAACATATCCATGAAACTGGAAAAATCAAAAGTCATATTTGTTCCGTTTAAAAAGCTTGAAATATTGAAGGATGTTCCGTTACCGAAACTGAAGGTACCGTTTAATAAACTTGAGATATTGAAGGTTGTTCCGTTACCTAAACTGAAAGTACCATTTGTCAAGTCTCCAATGTTGAAGGTTGTTCCATTTATATTAAAAGTCATATTTCCAAAATTGAAAGTTCCGTTACCTCCAAAGGTGCCTTTGCCGGAACCAAAACCTTCATTGAGAACCTCTTCTTTTTCAACAACATCTGTGCTTACTACTTCATCTTCATTATCTGCAGAGATGATCTCTGAATCATCAATATCTACACTTACTGCTTCATTTTCACTATCAACAGAGACAATAGTATCGTTGGCAACATCATCGGCAGCGCTTACTGCACTGATGGCAATTAATGAAAACAAAACCAGTGCCATTAATATTAAGGTTTGCTTAATCTTCATTATTTTTTTCCTCCTTTTTAAATTTACAAAATATTAACATTCTTAATATATCATAGTCATTACATTTAAAAGTATTCATTTTTTAATATTAAATTATTGAATATAATTGAAAAATTCGTAATAAATATTAAAATTGATAATTCTAATAAATTATTACTAAAAAATTTTTAAATTGCAAATAATTATCAAAAAAACTTCAATATATTATACAATTTTTAATAAAAATCCCTACATATAAAATAACTTTTAAAAAATTCCCATATGATATGATTTTTTAAAAAAAATACTTCAAAACAATATAATATTCAAAAAAAACTCCAATATATTATATAATTTTAAATAAAAATTCCAAAATACAATATAATTTTTTAAACAAAAACACACACATATTACCTACTTTTTTAAACAAAAAATGCCACATAGTATATAATTTTTTTAAACAAACCCCCCCACATCTCATAAATAATAAAATTTTCTAAACAAAAACACACACAGATAACATAATTTTAAAAAAATTTCAACATTATATGGTGATCTTAAATTTTCAAGAGAATTAAAAAAAAATTTGAAGTTCATTGTCCTACAAATGGGATAGGATTTAATATATAATAGGATAATAGTTAATAATATATCTTAAAGAAAGGAAAAATCACATGAGAAAAATAACTATTCGACTTTTAACAAGATTGCCCCAGAAATATGTGGGAAGCGGACTAATATTAATTCTGATTTTATTCATATACGGAATACTGGGATCTTATTATATAATGGGCCTGAATCCCGTTGATTCCGTTTATTATTCAATAATCACAATGGCCACAGTCGGATATGGAGATTTGACCCCACAAACAGGAATTCAAAAGCTTTTTGCAACAACCCTCGCTCTCGGAGGAGTTGCATTGCTTGCATATGTGTTTAATATGATGTTAACAAGTTTTCAGGAAAAAATGAGTGAATATTCAAAAGGAGCCAGGATAATGAAAGCAATTGAGAATATGGAAGATTATTATATTCTTTGCGGTTACGGAAGAGTTGGAAGAGTAGTGTTTAAAGAACTGGTTAGCAGAAACCAGAATGTTATTGTTATTGATAAAGACGAGGATGTATGCAATCAGATTGAAGAGCACGACAATGTCGTGGTGCTCAACAGGGATGCCATTGAAAACGATTTGGTGACAAAACTGGCAGGAGAAAACTGCAGCAGTGTCATCGTATGTACTGGAAATGACGTCGATAATCTATTTATCGTGCTTACAATACGTGAAATCAATCCTGATGCATGGATTGTGACAAGAGCAAGTAAAATGGAAAACATATCAAAACTCAGGAAAGCCGGAGCGGATAAAATCGTATCCCCAGAGTTAAGTGGAGGACATGACATGTATTTCGAGTCCACAAGACCTCATCTTCTAAGAATAACTGTCCAACATGAGATTGATGAAATCCTTGACGAGTTTAAGATAATCAGCAAACATAACTGTACCCTGGAAAACATTGACTATCACTTGCCTGGAATCGAAACCCCTCTTACACGTCAAATAAAAACTATGAAAATCGATGACGGTGAGAGATTCATGAATCATCTAAACACACATGATGATGAAAGACATGCATTGACAAATCTATACAAAACAACAAACCGTGTTCACTCACATTTAATATCTGGGCCAGATAAAATCACATTTGATAAATTGGTTAAGGATCTGGAAAAACAAGAGAAAATCATCGGAATCAATCTGACAAACGAAGAGATATGTGAAATAACAAAAAAAGAAATTTATTAAGTACAATTATTGATGATAATTGTACTTTTAACTGAAACAAAGTATTTGAGGTTTCCTGAATAAATCAAAACATTATAGTTTCCTATTCCCAGGGATTTTGGATTGAATCTAGCCACTCCTTTCGAATCGGTTTTGATTGTATAGACCTTGTTTTTTATTTTTAATTTTAACTTTAGACCCTTGATTGGCTTTTTAGTCTTCTTATCCTTGACAGTAATCTCAAATGTTTTGGATTCATTGAGAGTTGTATTGAGTTTTGAAGCCTTGACTGTTGTCTGTGTCTTGATCAGCTTATCTATGCTTCCAAACTTATATGTTCCAAGGAATTTGCTTGATGGAGTTTTTGGAAGACTATTTTTGGATATGAACTTGCCCTTGAAGATAATGTTGTCCTTCAGATGACCTGTGCTTTTTCCAACAAGACGACCGTTATCGTTTGCGGCATAAACCTTCAATGTTGAAGATGTTTTTCCATCAACAGTTGTTGCTTTCCAATGGAATGCTGTTGCATCCCTTCTGTTCACTCCAAATGAATCTGTTGCGGCAACCTTAATTGCAGCTTTTGCAGGGTCATTGCTGTACTTAGTCCATGTTCCATGCCTAAACATTGACCTTGCATTCGGAACATCGATGAACTCACCAGGTTTAAGTTTGCCCACCTTTATGCCGCTTGCCCATACAATGGCATATTTGCCGTTAGGTGCCTTGATTGAAAAGTGACCACTATTCAATTTTCTTTCATTGCGCTGAATCTTTTTTAAATAATATTTTGTAATCTTTCCTGACTTGATTATCTTACCTGCAAGATTTTCGATTGCATGATTTACAACCGGATTATCCCAACCACCGGTTCCTGCCATCCAACCGTCGGCAGTGGTTATGGAATGGAAGAAGTAACTATCAGTCTTGTACTGCTTGACTGCCAATTTTCCATTCAATTTATACTTGACAATGTGCAATGTTTTTGCATTTGTCGCATCCCTTCTAAATCCTGCAACAGCTTCAGTGTTGCTCACCTGAAGATATAAAGAAGAGCAAGCCATTTCAGCAGTTTCCTTAATGGTCAGGACTGCCTTGGTTTTTTTAGCCTTCAAGTATGCATTCTTCTTAAGTGAAACGACAACCTTATAAGATCCGACATTAAAATTCTTCTTCAGTTTGGCAATACCATTGGAGTCTGTAGTTGCATAATAAGTCTTATATTTGTTGTTTTTAAGGACTTTAAATGCCACCTTAACCCCCTGAACGGGATTTTTGGTAACTTTATTAATGACTTTTGCCTTTAAATAGAATCCTGATTCGAAATATGTCTTGAAATTTTTGGTTTGAATTGCCAATGTTGCCTTGTTCACCTTAACAATGGCATTTGCAATACTTGAAGTGTAGTTCTCATCACCGTCAAATTTAACCTTTGCACAATAGGTGCCCGGTTTTAAATTAAGTTTTAAAACTATTTTGCCCTCAACATCAGTAGTTCTATCATATATCTTACTGTTTATGAGAATAGAAACTCTTTTATTTGAAATCGGCTGATTGTTGCTATCCTTCAAATAACTGACAAACTCTGAATTTTCCTTGTAATAAGTGGTGACGTCTTCAGATGCTATTTTAGTGCTCATCGGACAAGAATCATCTACACCCATATTTGAAGAGCTATTTATGTCATTATCAATTTCATCATTTAGGGAATTTTCATCAACCGGCTGAGAGACTGACTCATCGATTAAAGCGATTTCATCAGTGCCATTGTCCGATGCTGAAACAAAACCGATGCTTAAAAGAATTAAAAGTAGAATTGGAACAATTAAAAATCTTTTACTTGACATGATTTGACCCCATATTTAATTTAATAACAGTCTGTACAGACATGTGTGACAATTATTATTATGTGAAATATAGGATATAAAATGATATTATAAAAATTTTCTAATTAAAAAAAGTAAAAAAGTAGAGAATATGAAATTCTCTAGAATAAGTCTTGTAAGTGGATTTGGTAAGGTCCTAAGCTTCCACCGTAGTTACCAGCACCGATTTCGATAACACCAGGTACTTGACAAGCAGCTTCAATACCTGCTTTCATAGCAGCTTTAACAGCTTCTTCGTCAACACCGTCAATAACGATTTCCATGTTTCCGAATACGTTTTCTGGTAATTCAGTTTCAACTTGGTCTTTTAAAGTTACACATTCTTTTTCGTTGGTGGATGCGCTCATGAAAGAGTATTTGGAACCTGTTTTGGAACCAGAAGCAACCATACCACCGGAGAAAGGAGTGATCACACCAGGAACAGCGTGAATTGCATCAACAGCTGCTTCAGCAGCAACGATAGATGTCATTTGACTGTCACCCATAATGAAGAAGTTTCCACCAGCTACTCCATCTTTGCATCCCATTTCGTCTTCTACTAAGAATTCACCAGACATGATTGGGATTACGTGCATTTTTTTACCGTTTACATCTTTTTCAGTTTCGTATCCGTCACCGAAGAACTTGAGTTGTTTTCCGGTTGGGAAGGATTCTTCACTTTCTAAAGCATTGAATGCTGCTGCAGTAGGAGCGGTTAAAACACATTGTCCGATTCTGTCCATGATTTGTCCGCCTAAAGCTTTTTTGGACATGTGGCAGATCATGATTACATAACCTGGTCTTCCATCTGGAGAGTCAGTTGGAGGAATGTATTGGTCAATACCTGCTTCTGCAGGACATCCAATAACTGAAGTAGCAAATCCAGTAGCTTCAGTAGCTGCAATTTTAGCTAAATGTTTAGTAGCTGCAGTAATAATCAATCTAGATACTTTAATTCCAAAACCTTCAGCAAAGGTGTCTTGTATTTCTACGCCATTAATTTCCATAATTTCACCAAAATTTTTTTAAAAAATAATTTTTTTGTGATAATAAAATTTATGATTATAAATTAAAATAAAGTTTTCTATTTTAGCTAGGAAACATGATTTTCAAAAAGTCATTTGACACCGATGAACTCATCTAGAATTGGCATTTTCGCTAAAATATAGATTATAATCCAAGATAATACGAATCCTGTTAAGAACAGTATAAGATAGTCGATTGTGAAGTTGAATGACAGATGCAGGATTTTGCGAACTACCATAATCATCTGACTGTGAATCAGATACATGCCGTAACTGCATATTGAAATGGAGGTTATGATTCCCTTAGCTGATTTTGGAATGCTGTTTAGAGCTGTGCTTGTTTTAAAGAGGCAAAAGACCCCAATAGCCACAATAATCACGAGAATGGAATACCTATGGAATTCAAACAGTATGGAAGTGCCAACCACCATATAGGAATATGCAAGCATTGCAATGGAAGGCAGCAATATCAAGATCCAGGAAATCCATCTGCTGTTGAACACCTTCCTTTCAGTGTATCGCAGATAATAACCCAAAACCACAAGACCCATCGGACTTATGAAATAGGACAGCTTTACAGGACACTCAATCATCAGCGTGTAATCGAACAGTGTTGTTATGACCCAAATGGCCAGGAAGTATTCCAGTTCGGACAATTCCGCATGCTTGATCCACTTGTTGAATATCGGCATTGTCAGATACACGCCCAGCATCATCCAAAAGAACCAGTAAACCGCCGAACCAGGTGCCTTGCACATCAAAGTGTTCCAGAAGACCCTCAAAATGCCCATTATTCCAAAACTCTTAACAAAACCTACGCTCGGAATGAAATAAGACGCCGCAACAAGCAAGACTGTGAATACGGCTGACCAAAATACAAACGGCTTTACAATGCGGGGAATCCTTTTGGACAGAAATCCTTTGATGTCCCAATCACGGCCCAGAAGCAACGCTCCGGAAAGCATCAAAAACAAATCAACGCCTATTCTGAAGAAATTGTTTGCGAAAGTCTCGTAAAATCCGCTGAAGGAATAAATCGTATGGATGTCATAGCTCATCATTTCCCCAAGGTGGCCTGTGACATGAAGCAGAACCACACAAAGAATGGCAAAAGCCCTTAGGGCATCAAAATAAAAAATTCTTTTGGAAGCATTAGTCATAGAATCTATCCGTCGTCTTTTGAGTCGTCCTCTAGGGATTCCTTAATTTCATCAGGTGATGAAGAGCCGGTCGCCTTATCCAAGACTGATGAACCATAGTGAGGCAAGATGACTAATCCCAGGATTGTAGGCATCCAAAATGAAATTAATCTCTCGATAACAGTGGCCGCCGCACTGACGGATGTGGATATTCCTGCTGCTGAATAAAACAGAATCATCATACCGTCAACAGCACCTAATCCTCCAGGCAATAGTGGAATCATACCCACAAGGCAGGCTACGATGAATACTTCACCGATTACGATTAGGTTCACCTGAGCCCCGAATGCAAGGAATACGAAATAAACCCTTAAAATCTCCATAATCCAAACCAAGAAGGACAAAGGTATTGTGTAGGACAGTACCTTCTTATTGGAAATCAACAGTCTCATGGTTTCCTGGAATCCGAAGACCGCATCATGAATTTTCATTTCCAGATCATCTGAATTTTTCTTATAGAATCTTCTGACAAGTGCTATTATCCATCCTTCAACCCTCTTACCGAATCCTGGGTTGATGCACATGTAAATAAGTACAATCAATACTGCGACAATTGCAATCACTGCCAAAACCATCACAATCAATAGCCATGTGTCAACATTGAAATAAATAGCCATTGCTGCAATTGTGATTGCCGCCAAAACAACGAATGGAAAAGTATCCAATGCCCTGTCTGCCACAACTGTCGCAAATGTCTCTTCAAACGGATATCCGTTTTCCTTAGATAGGAGATATGCCCTCACAGGCTCTCCTCCACCACGTCCTGATGGGGTGAGATTGTTGATTGCAAGACCGACCAGCAGTATTGGAAGCGTTTTCCTGACGCTGGTCTTAATGTCCGCAAGGTCGTTGAGGACTTTCCAACGCAATGTGTATAGGAAGAAGATTACAAACTGAATTACAATAGCTATAATGATTAATTTAATGTTGGCCAACTTTAAGGCCTCTACAACCTCATCAATACCTATGAAGTAGAGCATGACAGCTAAAATAAGTATGCTAATCCCTAAAAAAAATAATGTTTTGCGGTCCATAGTTTAATAATAGTTTATGGATTTTAATACTTATAAATTTATATAGAATTTTATTCAAATTATTACAATAATGAGGTATATTACTAAAACTGATTTGAGGATTATAGCCAGAAACTCTGGAATGCTGATGATTGGGATTGGAATAATGTGTCTAATCCCCTTAGTGTTCGATTTGATATATTTTGAGTTTGATGTAATCAGTTTTGTTATTCCCGCCGGAATCTCCGGATTCAGCGGACTGTTCCTGATGAAATATTTTGAGGATTATGCCGACAAGAAGATACGTCTTAAGCATGGTATGATCATATCCTCCTTTGCGTGGATCTGGGCTGCAATCATCGGAGGGGTTGTCTTTACCCTTGCCACACATATCCCTCTTCTTGATGGTGTTTTTGAAAGCCTGTCCGCACTTACCGGAACCGGAATAACAATGTTCAACGATGTTGAGATATTACCTCACAGCATACTATTTTTTAGAGCATTCGAACAGTGGATTGGTGGTTTGGGAGTGGTAGTTATGGTCATAAGCGTTTTGACCAGACCAGGTTCTGTATCATCAACACTTTACCAGTCCGAAGCTCGTGAAGAACGTTTGAAACCTAGTGTAAAAACCACCCTTGAAAAGACCATAGAAATCTATATAATCTATACCGTTGGCGGAATAATCCTATATCTGCTTGCGGGAATGCCAATTTTTGATTCAATATGTGCTACATTCCACATAATTTCCACAGGAGGAATGGGAATTAAAAACGCGAATATGGCCTATTACAATAGTGACATAATCTATTTCATCACAATAGTCCTTATGATACTTGGTGCTACAAGCTTTATGGTCCATTACAAGGTCATCAAAACTAGGGGAAGGTCACTTATTAACGATTTGCAGTTCAAAATAATAATTTCAGCCATTGCGGGCGTTACATTGCTTCTTTATTTTACTTCAACTATCGTCCCAATGGAGTTGCTGTTTACCGTCGTATCAGCAATCACAACAACAGGAGCAACAATTGTCCCTGCACCTGTAATGGGCAACTGGCCGCCATTTGTTCTGGTTTGCCTGATGTGTCTGATGCTGACCGGTGGTTCAACAGGATCCACTGTAGGTGCAATTAAGCTCGTGCGTATGATTACCTATTTCAAAGGAATATACCGCCACATCAGAGAAATCCTGTCTCCTGAAGGAAGAGTCGTGCCAGTTACACTTCATGGGCGAAAGATTCCTGAAAAAGCCATTGCACAGGCAGGTAACTTCATTACATTATACATGATGTTCATAATGTTTACATGGGCATTATTCTGTCTGTTCGGATATGACCCATTCAAAAGTCTGTTCAGCGTAATCACCCTTCAAGGGAACAACGGTTTGGATAGTGGAGTCATCACCAATGCATTGCATCCTGCACTCAAGGCCATAAGCATACTTAACATGTGGACCGGAAGGTTGGAAATATATCCGGTATTGATTACACTGAGAACATTTTTCGAAATATTTAAAAGATAATATGTATACTATAATTAATATTGAATAACAATGTTAGTTAGGTGATTTTATGTACATTATTATAATGGGCGGAGGCCGTGTTGGTCTAACCCTTGCAAACTTGTTAAGTGAAGAAGGAAACGACATTACCTTAATTGAAAGTGATGAAACATTGTGTAATGAAGTGGCAACAGACTTAGATGCGCTTGTAATCAATGGAAATGGTACAAATTCCAAATTGCTTGAAGAAGTAAACATTGATGATGCTGACGCTTTCGTTGCAGCCACTGGAAATGATGAGGCAAACCTGCTTTCATGCATTCTAGTTAGGAAATATGATGTTAAAAGAATTATTGCACGTGTAAGTAACCCTGACCACGAAGAGGCATTCAGAGAGGTTGGAATTGATGAGGTAATCAGTCCAGAAATAACCGCCGCAAAACAATTGCAGCAAGTCGTAACCAATCCTCTTGTTGTGAAATTGACTACACTCGGCGAAGGTGACGCTGAAATCCATGAAATGACAATAACTAATGACAAGGTAGTTGGAAAACGCTTTAAGGAAATATCTCCTAATAAAGATTATATCATTATTGCCACCTATAAAAGCGGCAAATTAGCTATTCCACAACCTGATGACACCATCGCACGTGGAGAAAAAATCACACTTCTTGTAAAAAGAGGAAAATTGAATAAAGTTACCAAAAAATTAGAAAAATAATTATAATAATGAATAGGACATTCTAATATGTTCCTTTCCATTATTTTCCACTATTGGACCATGGCCAGGATAAATGTTTTTAACGTCCAGCTCAGTTAACCTGCGGACACTGTTTTTCATGTCATTATAATCTCCGCCAATGTCC of the Methanobrevibacter thaueri genome contains:
- a CDS encoding NAD-dependent protein deacylase produces the protein MSKINELQEIIDISDNIVFFGGAGVSTESGIPDFRSESGIFKSLEKYGDTPENLVSHSYYLDHTEEFFEYYKDTLVFRDAEPNSAHFKLAELEKAGKLKAVITQNIDGLHQKAGSKEVLELHGSVHRNYCQICNKKYSLDYIMESEGIPRCECGGIVKPDVVLYEEPLNNAVLSFAIDYIQNADTLIIGGTSLVVYPAAGLINYFNGNKLVLINKSETPYDDLASLVINDAIGETLSQIEVK
- the sfsA gene encoding DNA/RNA nuclease SfsA — protein: MDYVKGIFKNRPNRFIAEVEVEGKLEIAHVPNTGRCKELLVDNAVVWLKPSDNPNRKTKFSLHFVENKGVLVSLYSQQANSIAYEAIINGKIKELSCYDFHQREKTVDNSRIDIYLANENEECYVEVKGVTLIVDGEARFPDAPTERGAKHLKELMKLKKQGNRCCVFFLIQHPLGKLFRPNWENDPVFSQTLNEAYESGVEILVYRCDNQLEGIELIPESLDFDLGQSLSDGIVND
- a CDS encoding NAD(P)H-hydrate dehydratase, with the protein product MNPIDMMVTDNNCEYLGLSRLCLMESAGKSLAEEVGKIAVYTFSKPVKVVIFTGSGGNGGDGFVAARYLLNRGYDVDIYMLKDNIRSPYSKTNLEILQNMKPRLSRLNIYNLKTLEDIDNCEVAKSNDSEYVIVDGLLGTGINGNLQTNIRRAIEIINESKGVKISVDVPSGMDPLTGEISDLAVVPDYTISFHKIKTGVREADEELVGGLVTADIGIPFEAEYFINYGDFLRLKNRDLSSHKGNNGRLLVIGGSKDYSGAPAIAGMAAIGAGADLVYVASPQKSAEAIKSTSPDLIVKSLDGDKLSLNHSQEILELADNVDAVLIGPGAGIDEETSKLFNVLVAKIKKPIVLDADALKQVELKLIESRDDIILTPHIFEFKSFFNVTDELKLDLDSYDFNHVDENITQFQKITRQIKGTVIVKGQYDLILSGTKFRINKSGNPGMTVGGTGDALAGITVSLLSQGLSTFDSACLGVFINGLAGDEAYKTKGNGFSATDLVSYIGSVMKDGLC
- a CDS encoding Ig-like domain-containing protein, which encodes MKIKQTLILMALVLFSLIAISAVSAADDVANDTIVSVDSENEAVSVDIDDSEIISADNEDEVVSTDVVEKEEVLNEGFGSGKGTFGGNGTFNFGNMTFNINGTTFNIGDLTNGTFSLGNGTTFNISSLLNGTFSFGNGTSFNISSFLNGTNMTFDFSSFMDMFGASDKIEADDLTSVYTPTLTYKVSVKSGNKTVTQGNVVFTINNKEYVGHIGSDGIATVDLKGLKAGTYYIVAEYGQATVKKTITVKKAASKLTAKNKAFKAKVKTKKYTVTLKTNLGKALKKVKVTLKVKGKKYKATTNSKGKATFKITKLTKKGKHSATVKFAGNGCYKSASKSVKITVK
- a CDS encoding NAD-binding protein, with the protein product MRKITIRLLTRLPQKYVGSGLILILILFIYGILGSYYIMGLNPVDSVYYSIITMATVGYGDLTPQTGIQKLFATTLALGGVALLAYVFNMMLTSFQEKMSEYSKGARIMKAIENMEDYYILCGYGRVGRVVFKELVSRNQNVIVIDKDEDVCNQIEEHDNVVVLNRDAIENDLVTKLAGENCSSVIVCTGNDVDNLFIVLTIREINPDAWIVTRASKMENISKLRKAGADKIVSPELSGGHDMYFESTRPHLLRITVQHEIDEILDEFKIISKHNCTLENIDYHLPGIETPLTRQIKTMKIDDGERFMNHLNTHDDERHALTNLYKTTNRVHSHLISGPDKITFDKLVKDLEKQEKIIGINLTNEEICEITKKEIY
- the fhcD gene encoding formylmethanofuran--tetrahydromethanopterin N-formyltransferase codes for the protein MEINGVEIQDTFAEGFGIKVSRLIITAATKHLAKIAATEATGFATSVIGCPAEAGIDQYIPPTDSPDGRPGYVIMICHMSKKALGGQIMDRIGQCVLTAPTAAAFNALESEESFPTGKQLKFFGDGYETEKDVNGKKMHVIPIMSGEFLVEDEMGCKDGVAGGNFFIMGDSQMTSIVAAEAAVDAIHAVPGVITPFSGGMVASGSKTGSKYSFMSASTNEKECVTLKDQVETELPENVFGNMEIVIDGVDEEAVKAAMKAGIEAACQVPGVIEIGAGNYGGSLGPYQIHLQDLF